A stretch of the Sulfuritortus calidifontis genome encodes the following:
- a CDS encoding MAPEG family protein — MAHPILLASAALVGLTAVVWALALYERIGEMRARAISPQTLATSRERARTLRRVQALDNFTNLFELPVLFYVLCLAVAVVGAETPALVGAAWVFVGLRVVHSLIHLTYNRVMHRFLVWTVGALWLFGMWIAFTIPLLG; from the coding sequence ATGGCACATCCGATTTTGCTTGCCAGCGCGGCGCTGGTCGGCCTGACCGCCGTAGTTTGGGCGCTGGCCCTTTATGAACGGATCGGGGAGATGCGTGCCCGTGCCATTTCGCCGCAGACCCTGGCGACCTCGCGCGAACGGGCGAGAACCCTGCGCCGGGTGCAGGCCCTGGACAACTTCACCAACCTATTCGAATTGCCCGTGCTGTTTTATGTGCTGTGTCTGGCGGTGGCGGTGGTCGGCGCAGAAACGCCCGCCTTGGTCGGTGCGGCCTGGGTCTTTGTCGGCTTGCGTGTCGTGCACAGCCTGATCCACCTGACCTACAACCGCGTGATGCATCGCTTTCTTGTCTGGACGGTGGGTGCGCTCTGGCTGTTCGGCATGTGGATCGCATTCACGATCCCTTTGCTGGGTTAA